One region of Armigeres subalbatus isolate Guangzhou_Male chromosome 3, GZ_Asu_2, whole genome shotgun sequence genomic DNA includes:
- the LOC134225758 gene encoding putative glutathione-specific gamma-glutamylcyclotransferase 2, protein MTCKNLGALVNLKSIISIIPNHRSLVVPVCFKMSTNEVHGVCDSDTWIFGYGSLVWKADFPYEEMRTGFIKGYQRRFYQNSIDHRGTHEKPGRVVTLVQSKNPDSKVWGMGYRIAESKKIDVLNHLDHREKNGYERHKVEFYPYPESETQINEPKTILIYLATQDNPSFAGHNDSLEQIANQIQGAAGESGKNIEYVYKLADAMRQLYPGVDDDHLFELERILKAHDPGFCDSRSQLSKEG, encoded by the exons ATGACATGTAAAAATTTAGGTGCTCTCGTAAATTTGAAGTCTATtatcagtattatcccaaatCATCGATCTCTGGTCGTTCCTGTTTGTTTCAAAATGAGTACGAATGAAGTTCACGGCGTTTGTGATAGCGACACATGGATATTTGGATACGGATCGCTGGTTTGGAAAGCAGACTTTCCTTATGAAGAGATGCGGACAGGGTTCATAAAGGGATATCAGAGAAGATTTTACCAAAACAGCATAGATCATAGAGGCACACATGAAAAG CCTGGTCGTGTGGTCACGCTTGTACAATCGAAAAACCCTGACTCAAAGGTCTGGGGAATGGGGTACAGAATTGCTGAAAGTAAGAAAATTGACGTCTTGAATCATCTAGATCACCGAGAAAAAAATGGCTATGAACGACACAAGGTTGAGTTCTATCCCTATCCTGAGAGTGAAACACAGATCAACGAACCAAAAACTATACTGATCTATTTAGCTACGCAGGATAACCCGTCTTTTGCTGGGCACAACGATAGTTTAGAACAAATTGCTAACCAAATACAAGGCGCAGCAGGTGAAAGTGGGAAGAACATTGAATATGTATATAAGTTAGCAGATGCAATGAGGCAACTTTATCCTGGTGTGGATGACGATCATCTGTTTGAATTGGAACGAATTCTCAAGGCGCACGATCCTGGTTTTTGTGATAGCCGATCACAGCTTAGCAAAGAAGGGTAA
- the LOC134225756 gene encoding lanC-like protein 3 homolog, with amino-acid sequence MSRFFVNSFEDYNDSKHSGQELINKSRVIQLIKNYVQIILVETKKSKFKLRDDLYVGDAGIAFMFWKICQSADLKDLFPCLEHASFYINRAKKFSSFQGSSSRADIGFLCGNAGIAAVSAVIANEIGKPEEVSRSIAEFQKGREVCRSMSYDADEVLVGRAGYLSGAYWLNQVISPKPIANEIIEDVCNILIERGREYSKAHKAPLPLMYEYHDSDYLGAAHGLCSILHMILESPWFNLNNGSFNNIPKTKLNDIKQSVAYFASIQDADGNFPTRLFNSNKKLIHWCHGCSGAIYLLAKAFLLFKEESYLEGCRKCADSIWRHGLLRKGPGICHGIAGNGYAFLLMYRLTGERKYIYRASKFMDFLSTDTFLDGARTPDRPYSLYEGLAGTVCFLVDFLNPQTSYFPFMDIFTVKYNS; translated from the exons ATGTCAAGATTCTTTGTAAATTCGTTTGAAGATTACAATGATTCGAAACATAGTGGCCAAGAGCTTATCAATAAAAGTAGGGTTATCCAATTGATAAAGAATTATGTACAAATCATTTTGGTTGAAACTAAGAAAAGTAAATTTAAACTTCGAGATGATCTATATGTGGGAGATGCCG gAATTGCATTCATGTTCTGGAAAATATGTCAATCAGCCGATTTGAAGGACTTATTTCCATGCTTGGAACATGCTTCATTCTACATAAATCgagcaaagaaattttcaagtttCCAAGGATCGAGTAGCAGAGCCGATATTGGATTCCTCTGTGGGAATGCTGGCATAGCGGCCGTGTCGGCCGTAATCGCAAATGAAATTGGTAAACCAGAAGAAGTATCTCGAAGTATTGCCGAATTTCAGAAGGGGCGTGAAGTGTGCAGATCAATGAGCTACGATGCTGATGAAGTTTTAGTTGGAAGAGCTGGATATTTGAGCGGTGCCTATTGGCTTAATCAAGTGATATCGCCGAAACCGATAGCAAATGAGATAATTGAGGatgtatgtaacattttgatagAACGTGGACGTGAATATTCCAAGGCACACAAGGCTCCTCTTCCACTGATGTATGAGTACCATGATAGTGATTATTTGGGAGCTGCACATGGCCTATGCTCAATCCTACATATGATTCTGGAATCTCCATGGTTTAATCTCAACAACGGCAGTTTCAATAACATCCCGAAGACAAAACTCAATGATATCAAACAATCAGTGGCGTACTTCGCCAGTATTCAAGATGCAGATGGCAATTTTCCAACAAGGCTgttcaattcaaataaaaaattgatTCATTGGTGTCATGGATGCTCCGGTGCTATCTATTTGTTAGCAAAAGCTTTCTTGCTATTCAAAGAAGAGAGCTATCTTGAAGGATGCCGAAAGTGTGCAGACTCGATTTGGCGACACGGCCTGTTACGCAAAGGTCCTGGAATATGTCATGGTATCGCTGGAAATGGATATGCATTCTTGCTAATGTATCGACTCACAGGAGAGCGGAAATATATATATAGagcatcaaaatttatggattttttgagCACGGACACATTTTTAGATGGCGCACGCACGCCTGATCGACCATACAGCTTGTACGAAGGATTGGCTGGAACAGTTTGCTTTTTGGTGGACTTTCTGAACCCTCAAACATCGTACTTCCCATTCATGGATATTTTTACTGTGAAGTATAACTCCTAA